From the genome of Streptomyces sp. NBC_01116, one region includes:
- a CDS encoding Na(+)/H(+) antiporter subunit C, translating to MIVSAALLATAVVLCAVGGILMLTRPLTRILLGAVILGNGINLLVLSSTGRAGAAPLLYGVSLSRVTDPLPQAIALTAIVITLATTAFLLAMAYRSHQITGTDEVHDDLEDRRVVLRAEVLGERAQLREQFRSGAEPTAEERERYREERRRLRDRLRADRARQARGRDASGNLWNDVLGADPEDYARDGDAKADDRYPRDRGADG from the coding sequence ATGATCGTCAGCGCCGCTCTCCTCGCCACCGCCGTCGTGCTCTGCGCCGTCGGCGGCATCCTCATGCTCACCCGCCCGCTCACCCGCATCCTGCTCGGCGCCGTCATCCTCGGCAACGGCATCAACCTGCTGGTCCTCTCCTCCACCGGCCGGGCCGGCGCCGCGCCCCTGCTCTACGGGGTGTCCCTGAGCCGGGTCACCGACCCGCTGCCCCAGGCCATCGCGCTGACCGCCATCGTCATCACCCTGGCCACCACCGCCTTCCTGCTGGCGATGGCCTACCGCAGCCACCAGATCACCGGCACCGACGAGGTCCACGACGACCTGGAGGACCGCCGCGTCGTGCTGCGCGCCGAAGTGCTCGGCGAACGAGCCCAGTTGCGCGAGCAGTTCCGGTCGGGTGCCGAACCCACCGCCGAGGAGCGCGAACGCTACCGCGAGGAGCGACGCCGGCTCCGCGACCGGCTCCGCGCCGACCGCGCCCGCCAGGCCCGGGGCCGCGACGCCTCCGGCAACCTCTGGAACGACGTGCTGGGCGCGGACCCGGAGGACTACGCCCGCGACGGCGACGCCAAGGCGGACGACCGCTACCCCCGCGAC